Proteins encoded within one genomic window of Paramisgurnus dabryanus chromosome 13, PD_genome_1.1, whole genome shotgun sequence:
- the vars1 gene encoding valine--tRNA ligase isoform X1: MDTLYISPHPDDFRSLLPLIAAEYCQSSPRAVHEEPPAEVAKSRPALVLAGAGGTVLTGANAVSWYLAAAGKRTGSDKKQESQVWQWLSFADNELTPVACAVTFPLLGVMGVDKKVQQSSRAELLRVLKVLDKNLETRTFLVGEGVTLADMAVAMASLLPFKYALEPADRKSLVNVTRWFETCVNQPQFLKVLGKISLCEKMGPVTPKPTTATNTSANLDASSNAPGNGPPKTEAQLKKEAKKREKLEKFQQKKDMEEKKKQQPQTEKKAKPEKKELGVISYNIPTPPGEKKDVLSPLPDSYSPQYVEAAWYPWWEKQGFFKPEYGRKSVSEPNSRGVFMMCIPPPNVTGSLHLGHALTNAIQDTLTRWHRMRGETTLWNPGCDHAGIATQVVVEKKLMRERQMSRHDLGRENFIQEVWKWKNEKGDRIYHQLRKLGSSLDWDRACFTMDTKLSFAVQEAFIRMHEEGVIYRSKRLVNWSCTLNSAISDIEVDKKELTGRTLLPVPGYKEKVEFGVLVSFAYKIEGTDEEVVVATTRIETMLGDTAVAVHPNDPRYQHLKGKMVVHPFSDRKMPVVFDDFVDMNFGTGAVKITPAHDHNDYEVGERHKLPFINILDENGLLINVPPPFLGMKRFEARKAVLQALKDKGQFKEVKDNPMVVPVCSRSKDIVEPLLKPQWYVDCREMGKQAADVVRSGELKIIPDHHLKTWFNWMDNIRDWCISRQLWWGHRIPAYFVTVNDSSVKPGEDVDGHYWVSGRTEEEARDKAAKRFNVTADKISLRQDEDVLDTWFSSGIFPFSIFGWPNESEDLRVFYPGTLLETGHDILFFWVARMVMMGLKLTGKLPFKEVYLHAVVRDAHGRKMSKSLGNVIDPLDVITGISVEGLHAQLTDSNLDPLEIEKAKQGQKSDYPNGIPECGTDALRFALCAYTSQGRDINLDVNRILGYRHFCNKLWNAVKFAMRTLGEAFVPWEKAQLCGSENVSDRWILSRLCAAVALCDAGFQAYDFPAITTAIYNFWLYELCDVYLESVKPVMSKTDPEGQKEADICRQTLYTCLDVGLRLLSPIMPFVTEELYQRLPRRRPQDSPLSICVTSYPDTTEFCWHSEEIDRQMEFVMSVVRTIRSLRADYNLTKTRADCYLQCIDSDTAALVQKYSLQIQTLSYSQAIHPVVGGDGTIPQGCAVAIASDKCTVHLMLKGLIDLEKEVTKLTAKRGELEKQMEKLKEKMAKNDYKDKVPVKVQEADAEKLRQNETELQKVKEAIENFSKMM; the protein is encoded by the exons ATGGACACTCTTTACATCTCTCCCCACCCTGATGACTTCAGGAGTCTGTTGCCATTGATCGCTGCTGAGTACTGCCAATCTTCTCCAAGAGCAGTTCATGAGGAACCTCCAGCTGAGGTTGCCAAATCTCGTCCAGCACTGGTTTTGGCTGGTGCTGGTGGGACGGTGCTCACTGGTGCCAATGCTGTGAGCTGGTACCTGGCTGCAGCGGGTAAACGTACAGGCAGCGACAAGAAACAAGAAAGTCAGGTGTGGCAATGGCTGAGCTTCGCTGACAATGAGTTAACGCCTGTGGCTTGTGCTGTGACGTTCCCTCTGCTTGGGGTCATGGGAGTTGACAAGAAG GTTCAGCAGAGTTCCCGGGCAGAGCTGCTACGTGTGCTTAAAGTTTTAGATAAGAACCTAGAAACACGAACGTTTCTGGTCGGGGAGGGCGTAACTCTGGCAGATATGGCTGTTGCTATGGCATCTCTGCTGCCGTTCAAATAT GCATTGGAACCTGCAGACAGGAAGTCATTGGTGAATGTGACCAGATGGTTTGAGACTTGCGTGAACCAGCCACAGTTCCTGAAGGTGTTGGGTAAAATCTCACTGTGTGAGAAAATGGGCCCAGTGACACCCAAACCCACCACAGCCACCAACACCAGTGCCAACCTTGATGCATCCAGCAATGCACCTGGTAATG GTCCTCCCAAAACGGaggctcagctgaagaaagaggcCAAGAAGCGTGAAAAGTTAGAGAAGTTTCAACAGAAGAAGGATATGGAAGAGAAAAAGAAGCAGCAACCTCAGACAGAA AAAAAAGCCAAACCTGAGAAGAAGGAATTGGGTGTGATCTCCTACAACATCCCCACTCCACCCGGAGAGAAAAAAG ATGTCTTAAGTCCTCTACCTGATTCATACAGTCCTCAGTATGTGGAAGCTGCCTGGTACCCCTGGTGGGAGAAACAGGGTTTCTTTAAGCCTGAATATGGG AGGAAGAGCGTAAGTGAGCCCAACTCGCGTGGAGTGTTTATGATGTGTATTCCCCCACCCAATGTGACCGGATCCCTGCACCTTGGCCATGCCTTAACCAATGCTATTCAGGACACCTTGACCAGATG GCACAGGATGAGAGGAGAGACCACACTGTGGAACCCTGGCTGTGATCATGCTGGTATCGCCACACAGGTGGTGGTGGAGAAGAAACTgatgagagagagacagatgaGCAGACATGACCTCGGGAGAGAGAACTTCATCCAGGAGGTCTGGAAGTGGAAGAATGA AAAGGGAGATCGTATCTACCACCAGCTGAGGAAGCTGGGCTCCTCTCTAGACTGGGACAGAGCTTGTTTCACCATGGATACT AAACTGTCATTTGCAGTCCAGGAGGCTTTTATACGCATGCACGAGGAGGGCGTGATCTACAGAAGCAAGAGACTGGTCAACTGGTCGTGCACTCTCAACTCGGCCATCTCTGACATAGAG GTGGATAAAAAGGAGCTGACAGGGCGGACTCTTCTTCCTGTGCCGGGATATAAGGAGAAGGTTGAATTTGGAGTGCTGGTGTCTTTCGCGTATAAAATTGAAGGAACAG ATGAGGAGGTTGTGGTGGCCACCACACGTATTGAAACCATGCTTGGAGATACAGCTGTGGCTGTACACCCTAATGACCCCAGATATCAG CATCTCAAAGGCAAGATGGTTGTTCATCCATTCTCTGATAGAAAGATGCCGGTGGTGTTTGATGACTTTGTGGATATGAACTTTGGAACAG GTGCGGTGAAAATCACTCCTGCCCATGACCATAATGATTATGAGGTCGGAGAGAGACATAAACTTCCTTTCATCAACATCCTGGATGAAAATGGCCTCCTCATCAATGTCCCTCCTCCATTCctg GGAATGAAGCGTTTCGAGGCGAGGAAAGCTGTGCTTCAGGCTCTGAAAGACAAAGGCCAGTTTAAGGAGGTCAAAGACAATCCTATGGTGGTGCCTGTGTGCAG CCGTTCTAAGGACATAGTGGAGCCCTTGTTGAAGCCCCAGTGGTACGTGGACTGCAGGGAAATGGGCAAGCAGGCCGCAGATGTCGTCAGAAGTGGAGAACTGAAGATCATCCCCGACCACCACCTCAAGACCTGGTTCAACTGGATGGACAACATCAG GGACTGGTGCATCTCACGGCAGCTGTGGTGGGGTCACAGGATACCAGCGTACTTCGTAACTGTGAACGATTCATCTGTCAAACCAGGCGAG GATGTGGATGGACATTACTGGGTCAGCGGGAGAACAGAAGAGGAAGCCAGAGATAAAGCAGCCAAACGCTTTAATGTGACTGCAGACAAAATCTCTCTCCGTCAGG ATGAAGATGTGCTGGACACTTGGTTCTCTTCAGGGATCTTCCCATTCTCCATCTTTGGCTGGCCCAATGAG TCAGAAGACCTGAGAGTGTTTTACCCTGGTACTCTTTTGGAGACCGGCCATGATATCCTCTTCTTCTGGGTGGCTCGTATGGTCATGATGGGTCTCAAACTCACAGGAAAACTTCCTTTCAAAGAG GTGTATCTGCATGCAGTGGTACGGGATGCACATGGCAGGAAAATGAGCAAGTCTCTGGGTAACGTCATTGATCCTTTGGACGTCATCACTGGCATCTCAGTGGAG GGTCTTCATGCTCAGctgacagacagtaatcttGATCCACTGGAAATTGAAAAAGCCAAACAAGGACAG AAATCTGACTATCCCAATGGAATTCCAGAATGTGGCACTGATGCGCTCAGATTTGCTCTGTGTGCTTACACAAGTCAAG gCAGAGATATTAATCTGGATGTAAACAGGATTCTGGGATACAGGCATTTCTGTAATAAGCTGTGGAATGCTGTGAAGTTTGCCATGAGGACTCTGGGAGAGGCGTTTGTGCCCTGGGAAAAAGCTCAG CTGTGTGGCAGTGAGAACGTGTCTGATCGCTGGATTTTGTCCCGGCTGTGTGCGGCGGTAGCTTTGTGTGATGCTGGATTCCAGGCCTACGATTTTCCTGCTATCACAACTGCCATCTACAATTTCTGGCTCTATGAGCTCTGTGACGTCTACCTG GAGAGTGTGAAGCCAGTGATGAGTAAAACCGATCCAGAGGGACAGAAGGAGGCAGACATCTGCAGGCAGACTCTCTATACCTGTCTAGATGTGGGGCTCCGCCTACTTTCTCCTATCATGCCATTTGTTACAGAGGAACTTTATCAGAGGTTGCCAAGGAGGCGACCTCAGGACAGCCCTCTCAGCATCTGTGTCACATCCTATCCAGACACTACAGAG TTCTGTTGGCACAGTGAGGAGATCGACCGTCAGATGGAGTTTGTCATGTCTGTGGTCAGAACCATCCGATCGCTCCGGGCCGATTACAACCTGACCAAAACTCGTGCTGACT GTTATCTGCAGTGCATAGACTCTGATACAGCTGCTCTGGTCCAGAAATACAGCCTGCAGATCCAGACCCTGTCTTACTCTCAAGCCATTCACCCAGTTGTAGGAGGCGACGGCACTATCCCACAAGGCTGTGCGGTGGCCATCGCCTCAGACAAATGCACTGTTCACCTCATGCTAAAG GGTTTGATTGACTTAGAAAAGGAGGTCACTAAACTAACAGCGAAGAGAGGAGAGCTGGAGAAACAGATGGAGAAACTGAAGGAGAAGATGGCTAAGAACGACTACAAGGACAAAGTCCCTGTAAAAGTGCAGGAGGCAGATGCTGAGAAG ctgaGGCAGAATGAGACCGAACTACAGAAAGTGAAGGAAGCCATTGAAAACTTCAGCAAGATGATGTGA
- the vars1 gene encoding valine--tRNA ligase isoform X2, translating into MDTLYISPHPDDFRSLLPLIAAEYCQSSPRAVHEEPPAEVAKSRPALVLAGAGGTVLTGANAVSWYLAAAGKRTGSDKKQESQVWQWLSFADNELTPVACAVTFPLLGVMGVDKKVQQSSRAELLRVLKVLDKNLETRTFLVGEGVTLADMAVAMASLLPFKYALEPADRKSLVNVTRWFETCVNQPQFLKVLGKISLCEKMGPVTPKPTTATNTSANLDASSNAPGPPKTEAQLKKEAKKREKLEKFQQKKDMEEKKKQQPQTEKKAKPEKKELGVISYNIPTPPGEKKDVLSPLPDSYSPQYVEAAWYPWWEKQGFFKPEYGRKSVSEPNSRGVFMMCIPPPNVTGSLHLGHALTNAIQDTLTRWHRMRGETTLWNPGCDHAGIATQVVVEKKLMRERQMSRHDLGRENFIQEVWKWKNEKGDRIYHQLRKLGSSLDWDRACFTMDTKLSFAVQEAFIRMHEEGVIYRSKRLVNWSCTLNSAISDIEVDKKELTGRTLLPVPGYKEKVEFGVLVSFAYKIEGTDEEVVVATTRIETMLGDTAVAVHPNDPRYQHLKGKMVVHPFSDRKMPVVFDDFVDMNFGTGAVKITPAHDHNDYEVGERHKLPFINILDENGLLINVPPPFLGMKRFEARKAVLQALKDKGQFKEVKDNPMVVPVCSRSKDIVEPLLKPQWYVDCREMGKQAADVVRSGELKIIPDHHLKTWFNWMDNIRDWCISRQLWWGHRIPAYFVTVNDSSVKPGEDVDGHYWVSGRTEEEARDKAAKRFNVTADKISLRQDEDVLDTWFSSGIFPFSIFGWPNESEDLRVFYPGTLLETGHDILFFWVARMVMMGLKLTGKLPFKEVYLHAVVRDAHGRKMSKSLGNVIDPLDVITGISVEGLHAQLTDSNLDPLEIEKAKQGQKSDYPNGIPECGTDALRFALCAYTSQGRDINLDVNRILGYRHFCNKLWNAVKFAMRTLGEAFVPWEKAQLCGSENVSDRWILSRLCAAVALCDAGFQAYDFPAITTAIYNFWLYELCDVYLESVKPVMSKTDPEGQKEADICRQTLYTCLDVGLRLLSPIMPFVTEELYQRLPRRRPQDSPLSICVTSYPDTTEFCWHSEEIDRQMEFVMSVVRTIRSLRADYNLTKTRADCYLQCIDSDTAALVQKYSLQIQTLSYSQAIHPVVGGDGTIPQGCAVAIASDKCTVHLMLKGLIDLEKEVTKLTAKRGELEKQMEKLKEKMAKNDYKDKVPVKVQEADAEKLRQNETELQKVKEAIENFSKMM; encoded by the exons ATGGACACTCTTTACATCTCTCCCCACCCTGATGACTTCAGGAGTCTGTTGCCATTGATCGCTGCTGAGTACTGCCAATCTTCTCCAAGAGCAGTTCATGAGGAACCTCCAGCTGAGGTTGCCAAATCTCGTCCAGCACTGGTTTTGGCTGGTGCTGGTGGGACGGTGCTCACTGGTGCCAATGCTGTGAGCTGGTACCTGGCTGCAGCGGGTAAACGTACAGGCAGCGACAAGAAACAAGAAAGTCAGGTGTGGCAATGGCTGAGCTTCGCTGACAATGAGTTAACGCCTGTGGCTTGTGCTGTGACGTTCCCTCTGCTTGGGGTCATGGGAGTTGACAAGAAG GTTCAGCAGAGTTCCCGGGCAGAGCTGCTACGTGTGCTTAAAGTTTTAGATAAGAACCTAGAAACACGAACGTTTCTGGTCGGGGAGGGCGTAACTCTGGCAGATATGGCTGTTGCTATGGCATCTCTGCTGCCGTTCAAATAT GCATTGGAACCTGCAGACAGGAAGTCATTGGTGAATGTGACCAGATGGTTTGAGACTTGCGTGAACCAGCCACAGTTCCTGAAGGTGTTGGGTAAAATCTCACTGTGTGAGAAAATGGGCCCAGTGACACCCAAACCCACCACAGCCACCAACACCAGTGCCAACCTTGATGCATCCAGCAATGCACCTG GTCCTCCCAAAACGGaggctcagctgaagaaagaggcCAAGAAGCGTGAAAAGTTAGAGAAGTTTCAACAGAAGAAGGATATGGAAGAGAAAAAGAAGCAGCAACCTCAGACAGAA AAAAAAGCCAAACCTGAGAAGAAGGAATTGGGTGTGATCTCCTACAACATCCCCACTCCACCCGGAGAGAAAAAAG ATGTCTTAAGTCCTCTACCTGATTCATACAGTCCTCAGTATGTGGAAGCTGCCTGGTACCCCTGGTGGGAGAAACAGGGTTTCTTTAAGCCTGAATATGGG AGGAAGAGCGTAAGTGAGCCCAACTCGCGTGGAGTGTTTATGATGTGTATTCCCCCACCCAATGTGACCGGATCCCTGCACCTTGGCCATGCCTTAACCAATGCTATTCAGGACACCTTGACCAGATG GCACAGGATGAGAGGAGAGACCACACTGTGGAACCCTGGCTGTGATCATGCTGGTATCGCCACACAGGTGGTGGTGGAGAAGAAACTgatgagagagagacagatgaGCAGACATGACCTCGGGAGAGAGAACTTCATCCAGGAGGTCTGGAAGTGGAAGAATGA AAAGGGAGATCGTATCTACCACCAGCTGAGGAAGCTGGGCTCCTCTCTAGACTGGGACAGAGCTTGTTTCACCATGGATACT AAACTGTCATTTGCAGTCCAGGAGGCTTTTATACGCATGCACGAGGAGGGCGTGATCTACAGAAGCAAGAGACTGGTCAACTGGTCGTGCACTCTCAACTCGGCCATCTCTGACATAGAG GTGGATAAAAAGGAGCTGACAGGGCGGACTCTTCTTCCTGTGCCGGGATATAAGGAGAAGGTTGAATTTGGAGTGCTGGTGTCTTTCGCGTATAAAATTGAAGGAACAG ATGAGGAGGTTGTGGTGGCCACCACACGTATTGAAACCATGCTTGGAGATACAGCTGTGGCTGTACACCCTAATGACCCCAGATATCAG CATCTCAAAGGCAAGATGGTTGTTCATCCATTCTCTGATAGAAAGATGCCGGTGGTGTTTGATGACTTTGTGGATATGAACTTTGGAACAG GTGCGGTGAAAATCACTCCTGCCCATGACCATAATGATTATGAGGTCGGAGAGAGACATAAACTTCCTTTCATCAACATCCTGGATGAAAATGGCCTCCTCATCAATGTCCCTCCTCCATTCctg GGAATGAAGCGTTTCGAGGCGAGGAAAGCTGTGCTTCAGGCTCTGAAAGACAAAGGCCAGTTTAAGGAGGTCAAAGACAATCCTATGGTGGTGCCTGTGTGCAG CCGTTCTAAGGACATAGTGGAGCCCTTGTTGAAGCCCCAGTGGTACGTGGACTGCAGGGAAATGGGCAAGCAGGCCGCAGATGTCGTCAGAAGTGGAGAACTGAAGATCATCCCCGACCACCACCTCAAGACCTGGTTCAACTGGATGGACAACATCAG GGACTGGTGCATCTCACGGCAGCTGTGGTGGGGTCACAGGATACCAGCGTACTTCGTAACTGTGAACGATTCATCTGTCAAACCAGGCGAG GATGTGGATGGACATTACTGGGTCAGCGGGAGAACAGAAGAGGAAGCCAGAGATAAAGCAGCCAAACGCTTTAATGTGACTGCAGACAAAATCTCTCTCCGTCAGG ATGAAGATGTGCTGGACACTTGGTTCTCTTCAGGGATCTTCCCATTCTCCATCTTTGGCTGGCCCAATGAG TCAGAAGACCTGAGAGTGTTTTACCCTGGTACTCTTTTGGAGACCGGCCATGATATCCTCTTCTTCTGGGTGGCTCGTATGGTCATGATGGGTCTCAAACTCACAGGAAAACTTCCTTTCAAAGAG GTGTATCTGCATGCAGTGGTACGGGATGCACATGGCAGGAAAATGAGCAAGTCTCTGGGTAACGTCATTGATCCTTTGGACGTCATCACTGGCATCTCAGTGGAG GGTCTTCATGCTCAGctgacagacagtaatcttGATCCACTGGAAATTGAAAAAGCCAAACAAGGACAG AAATCTGACTATCCCAATGGAATTCCAGAATGTGGCACTGATGCGCTCAGATTTGCTCTGTGTGCTTACACAAGTCAAG gCAGAGATATTAATCTGGATGTAAACAGGATTCTGGGATACAGGCATTTCTGTAATAAGCTGTGGAATGCTGTGAAGTTTGCCATGAGGACTCTGGGAGAGGCGTTTGTGCCCTGGGAAAAAGCTCAG CTGTGTGGCAGTGAGAACGTGTCTGATCGCTGGATTTTGTCCCGGCTGTGTGCGGCGGTAGCTTTGTGTGATGCTGGATTCCAGGCCTACGATTTTCCTGCTATCACAACTGCCATCTACAATTTCTGGCTCTATGAGCTCTGTGACGTCTACCTG GAGAGTGTGAAGCCAGTGATGAGTAAAACCGATCCAGAGGGACAGAAGGAGGCAGACATCTGCAGGCAGACTCTCTATACCTGTCTAGATGTGGGGCTCCGCCTACTTTCTCCTATCATGCCATTTGTTACAGAGGAACTTTATCAGAGGTTGCCAAGGAGGCGACCTCAGGACAGCCCTCTCAGCATCTGTGTCACATCCTATCCAGACACTACAGAG TTCTGTTGGCACAGTGAGGAGATCGACCGTCAGATGGAGTTTGTCATGTCTGTGGTCAGAACCATCCGATCGCTCCGGGCCGATTACAACCTGACCAAAACTCGTGCTGACT GTTATCTGCAGTGCATAGACTCTGATACAGCTGCTCTGGTCCAGAAATACAGCCTGCAGATCCAGACCCTGTCTTACTCTCAAGCCATTCACCCAGTTGTAGGAGGCGACGGCACTATCCCACAAGGCTGTGCGGTGGCCATCGCCTCAGACAAATGCACTGTTCACCTCATGCTAAAG GGTTTGATTGACTTAGAAAAGGAGGTCACTAAACTAACAGCGAAGAGAGGAGAGCTGGAGAAACAGATGGAGAAACTGAAGGAGAAGATGGCTAAGAACGACTACAAGGACAAAGTCCCTGTAAAAGTGCAGGAGGCAGATGCTGAGAAG ctgaGGCAGAATGAGACCGAACTACAGAAAGTGAAGGAAGCCATTGAAAACTTCAGCAAGATGATGTGA
- the abhd16a gene encoding phosphatidylserine lipase ABHD16A encodes MALWMWLRCLFGPNLQRIHRSPDQTRADGRASRRGWNYQPQGLERHTNSILGWASVLWSLSYYSSPLLLCYLYRKGYICSSKLVPLSQYVGTALVCLLGVACLRGLGRWRNPEYIQFITILEETRKNNTSSNKKKLASFDFDFKHWPADFSWKEVSSPKSSKGGVSLLKPEPKHRGTADTVLSSVRTLPCHVLSYLIAHSFGRRMLYPGSVGLLQKAMRPMLQQGLARLVEEYDGQRNKLVACDGNEIDTMFVDRRKEGGPNGKTLVICCEGNAGFYEVGCMNTPLDGGYSVLGWNHPGFGGSTGVPFPQNEANAMDVVIQFAVNKLGFQLNDIVVYAWSIGGFTACWAVMSYLEIQGLVLDASFDDLLPLALKVMPDSWRPLVTHTVRQYVNLNNADQLCKYQGPVLLIRRTKDEIITTTGPEDIMSNRGNDLLLKLLQYRYPKVMTDESIRAVRHWLAAGTQIEGESVYTSFEVDDDWCLSVLQSYQSEREILFPWSVGEDMTLEGRRQLALFLARKHMRNFETTHCTPLPITEFQRPWRP; translated from the exons ATGGCACTCTGGATGTGGCTCCGGTGCCTTTTCGGGCCCAATTTACAGCGGATCCACCGCTCACCGGACCAGACCCGAGCTGACGGAAGAGCGAGTCGAAGG GGCTGGAATTATCAGCCCCAAGGTTTGGAAAGGCACACAAACAGCATCCTCGGTTGG GCATCTGTACTGTGGTCTCTGTCATACTACAGTTCTCCATTGCTCCTCTGCTATCTCTACAGAAAAG GGTACATCTGCAGTAGTAAACTGGTTCCTCTCAGTCAGTATGTTGGCACAGCGCTGGTTTGTCTCCTGGGAGTGGCCTGTTTGAGAG GGTTGGGCCGCTGGAGAAACCCAGAGTACATTCAGTTCATCACCATCCTGGAGGAGACCAGAAAGAACAACACATCCAGCAACAAG AAAAAACTGGCATCCTTCGACTTTGACTTCAAACACTggcctgcagattttagctggAAGGAAGTCAGTAGTCC GAAGTCGTCAAAAGGTGGTGTATCACTGCTAAAACCAGAACCCAAACACAGAGGAACAGCAGACACGGTGCTGAGTTCAGTCCGCACGCTGCCATGCCACGTCTTAAG TTATCTGATAGCTCATTCGTTCGGTCGGAGAATGCTGTATCCAGGCTCTGTGGGTTTGCTGCAGAAGGCCATGAGACCCATGCTACAGCAGGGCCTAGCTAGGCTTGTAGAAGAG TACGACGGTCAACGGAACAAACTGGTGGCTTGTGATGGGAATGAGATCGACACAATGTTTGTGGACcggaggaaagagggagggccgaacggtaaaactttg GTGATCTGCTGTGAGGGAAACGCAGGGTTTTATGAGGTCGGCTGCATGAACACACCACTGGATG GTGGATATTCAGTGTTGGGTTGGAATCACCCAGGGTTTGGCGGCAGTACA GGAGTTCCATTTCCTCAAAATGAGGCCAACGCGATGGATGTTGTCATTCAGTTTGCCGTTAACAAACTGGGTTTCCAGTTGAACGACATTGTTGTGTACGCCTGGTCAATAGGAGGATTTACAG CCTGCTGGGCTGTGATGTCATACCTCGAGATCCAGGGTCTGGTTCTAGATGCTTCATTTGATGACCTCTTACCCCTTGCCCTGAAGGTCATGCCAGACAGTTGGA GACCTTTGGTGACTCACACAGTGAGACAGTATGTGAACTTAAATAATGCAGATCAGCTTTGCAA GTACCAGGGCCCTGTGTTACTGATCAGAAGAACTAAAGATGAAATCATCACAACCAC GGGTCCAGAAGACATCATGTCCAACAGAGGAAATGATCTGTTGCTCAAACTACTCCAGTACAG GTATCCTAAGGTCATGACAGATGAATCTATAAGAGCAGTGAGGCATTGGCTtgcagctgggacacaaataGAAGGAG AATCCGTGTACACCAGTTTTGAGGTGGATGATGATTGGTGCTTGTCTGTGCTGCAGTCCTATCAGTCAGAGAGGGAGATTCTGTTTCCCTGGAGTGTTG GTGAGGACATGACATTGGAGGGGAGAAGACAGCTCGCTCTATTTCTG GCACGAAAACACATGAGAAATTTTGAGACGACACATTGCACTCCATTACCCATCACTGAGTTCCAGCGTCCTTGGAGACCATAG